GCGGATCGAATCGGCAGCGCCTCGCTGGCGGCCAGCGCTCCCAGCAGGATGGCGTTGACCTCGGTGTCGTGCTCCCGGGCCAGCGCCAGGGCGTCGAACGCGATCAGCGTCCGGGCAAACGCCCGCGCGGCGGTCTGCAGTTGCTCGGTCGGATAGATGGCGCCGCTCGTCGCCACCTTCTCGTGGATCGAGTACAGCCGATGGGTGCTGGCGATGATCGTCGTCCGGGCCGGCGAGGGAATGCCGTTCTCGACGGCGCGCCCGACCTCCAGGAACTCCGGAGCCAGGAGCACGTCGAGCGCCCCGGGAACCGGATAGAGCGAGAAGGCCGGCGCCGTCTCGCCGGGGCCGGAATACACCTCCACGTAGTACGTCGTCGAGCCCGTCCGCTGGGCCACGCCGGGGATCGAGGTCGCGTGGGCCAGGAGACCGTCCTGGAGCGCCGCCTCCACGATCCACTCGGCCAGCACGCCCCCGCCCTGGCCGCCCACGGCGGGGATCAGCAGGGAGAAGAGCGCCGGCGGAGTCGGCGCCCGAGCAGGGTCCGTCACGCGGTGGCCAGGCGCGCGATGACGGCCGCGCGCAGGTGTGCCATCCAGCGCTGTCGGCGGGAGGGGTTGTGTATCACCCGCACCTCGTAGAAGGATGGGCAGAGGACGGCCGCGTGGGCCACCTCCCCGCACACCCCGCACCCGACGCAGGTGTGATCGACGTGGGCGATCGGATCGTCGCGGAGGGGATCCGGGCTCTCGCGCAGGGTCAGCGAGGGACAGCCGTTGAAGCGCATGCACGAGTGGTCGCCGGTGCACACATCGGGATCCACGCCGAAGCGCGGCTGGACCGCCGTTTGCCCGGCGGCCAGACGGCGGCGCTGGCGCGGGCGCTCCCGGCGCTGGCGCTCGAGCTGACACTCCCCGCGGGCGATGACCACCTTCAGCCCGTCGTAGCGGGTGGTCAAGGCCTCCCGGAGCGTCCGCAGCACCTGGCCGATCCGATAGGCGTCGACCGTCCGGATCCACTTGACGCCCACGCCGCGGAGGGCTTCGGGGATGGTCATCCCGGTCGGCTCGCCGCGCGCGTTCCGGCCGGTGGAGGGATTGTGATGCTGGCCGGTCGCCGAGGTGTAGAAGTTGTCGAGGATCACCAGCACCGAGTCCTGCTTGTTGAAGACGGCGTTGGCCACGCCGTTGTTGAGCCCGTTGTGCCAGAAGCCGCCGTCGCCCATGACCGAGACGACCCGCCGGGCGAAGAGCGGCCCCACCGCGCTCGCCGACGCCAGGCCCATGCCGTAGCCCAGGACCGAGTTGCCGACGTTGAAGGGCGCCTGCGTCGAGAAGGTGTGGCAGCCGATGTCGGCCGCCACGTGCGTGTCGCCGATCGCCGGCTCGCGGGTTCGCAAGATCTTCATGGCGCTGAACACTGGGCGCTCCGGACAGCCCGTGCAGAACGTCGGCGGCCGCTTGGCCACCGGGGTGGGCAGGACGGTGCGGATGGCGACCTGGTGACCCGTGAGGGCGCGATGGCGCTCCTCCACCAGCGCGGCGGGCACGCTGGGGCTGGCCGCCTGGCTCAGGAACGTGCGGAGACCGCCGATGACGAGCTGGGGCACGTATTCGCCATGCGGCGACAGCACGTCTTTGCCGTGGA
The Candidatus Methylomirabilota bacterium genome window above contains:
- a CDS encoding indolepyruvate ferredoxin oxidoreductase subunit alpha, with the translated sequence MGERTFTEDVEQLGYGAGQVLRGEGILAITKALLQSGVSYVGGYPGAPISHLLDVLADANERLLKPLGIYFEQSGSEAAAAALLGASINYPARGAVTWKSVVGTNVASDALSHVASAGVIGGALVVIGEDYGEGASILQERTHSSALKSSIPLIDPRNSLAAFARFVEEGFGLSEACHEPVFFSIRIRACHMRGTLVCKDNVPPRVSRRSPLSGPTFSLERINLPPFTYAMEAQKFERRLPAARRYIVERRLNEHHPGELSDLGIVMQGGLWNTTVRGLHALGLADVYGRTAVPLLVLNVLHPTVPEELIEFLRGKRRVLVVEEGMPNYLEQELKALAHDARLEVVIHGKDVLSPHGEYVPQLVIGGLRTFLSQAASPSVPAALVEERHRALTGHQVAIRTVLPTPVAKRPPTFCTGCPERPVFSAMKILRTREPAIGDTHVAADIGCHTFSTQAPFNVGNSVLGYGMGLASASAVGPLFARRVVSVMGDGGFWHNGLNNGVANAVFNKQDSVLVILDNFYTSATGQHHNPSTGRNARGEPTGMTIPEALRGVGVKWIRTVDAYRIGQVLRTLREALTTRYDGLKVVIARGECQLERQRRERPRQRRRLAAGQTAVQPRFGVDPDVCTGDHSCMRFNGCPSLTLRESPDPLRDDPIAHVDHTCVGCGVCGEVAHAAVLCPSFYEVRVIHNPSRRQRWMAHLRAAVIARLATA